The nucleotide sequence GGAAATGCTCATCCGGCTCCCAGTGAGACCTCTTCGGGTCGTTCCGCCGCGGCAATCCGCGGGGGAACGCCCCGTGGAGGAGCAGCCCCCAGTCTTTGCAGAACGACAGGGTTCGCAAGGCCCGACGCGCCGACTTGACAGTGGATTGCCAGCGAGTATGCTCGCCACTCGTGACAAATGAGGGGAGATCCCCGAAGCGCTGGTTGATCGGCGACCCGCTTCCGAGCGAAAAGCTCGAAGGGCAGCTGCTCCCGAAGCACCTCGCGCTACCCATCTTCGCCTCCGACGCGCTGTCGAGTGTCGCGTACGCTCCGCAGGAACTCCTGATGATCCTGCTGCTCGGCGGGCTCGCCTTCCTGACGTTCGCGCCGTGGGTCGCCGCGGCCGTCGTCGTGCTGCTCATCACCGTCGTGCTCAGCTACCGCCAGCTGGTGAAGGCCTACCCCTCGGGCGGTGGCGACTACGAGGTCGCTCACAAGAACCTCGGCGAGAAGGCCGGCCTGATCGTCGCCTCGGCGCTGCTCGTGGACTACGTCCTCACCGTCGCCGTGTCCGTCGCATCCGGCGTCGACAACGTCATCTCGGCGTTGCCGTTCCTGGCCCCGTGGCGCGTCGAACTGGCCATCCTCTGCGTCATCATCATCGCCGCCATCAACCTGCGCGGCGTGCGGGAGTCGTCGAAGGCGTTCGCGCTGCCGACCTACATCTTCATCGGCAGCATCGCCCTGATGATCGTGACGGCCCTCGTCCGCACGGTGTTCGGAGACGCACCGGTCGCCGAGTCCGCCGGCTACCAGGTGCACGCCGACTCGCTCACGCAAGCGGCCGTCGTCCTGCTCCTGCTGCGCGCCTTCTCGAGTGGATGTTCGGCTCTGACCGGTGTGGAGGCCGTCGCCAACGGCGTCCCCGCGTTCCGCACCCCGAAGATCCGCAACGCCCGCATCACCCTCGGCCTCATGGGCGGCATCGCGATCACCCTGTTCGCCGGCCTGACCGCCACCGCGCTGATCAGCGGCGTCCACTACGCCGAGAACCCGTGCGACCTGCAGGGATGGGCGCAGTGCGCCACCCAACCGCAGCGCAGCCTCATCGCTCAGATCGCCGCGGCGACCTTCGGCAACAACACGTTCTTCTTCTTCCTGGTGCAGGCCGCGACGGCGGTGGTGCTGCTGCTCGCGGCCAACACCGCCTTCAACGGATTCCCGCTGCTCGGCTCCGTGCTCGCCCGCGACTCGTACGCTCCGAAAGCACTCAACACGCGCGGCGACCGCCTCGTCTACTCGAACGGCATGATCATCCTGGCGCTTGCCGCCACGGTCCTGCTGGTCGTCTACCAGGCGAACCTGACCCAGCTCATCCAGCTGTACATCATCGGCGTGTTCGTGTCGTTCACCCTCGGCCAGTCCGGCATGGTGAAGCACTGGATCACGCTGCTGCGCTCGGGAGGCCAGACCGGCCGAGAACGCACGGGCATCATCCGCTCGCTCTGCATCAACGCCTTCGGCGCCTGCCTGACCGCGATCGTGCTCATCGTCGTCACGATCACGAAGTTCACGCACGGCGCGTACCTCGTCTTCATCTTCATGCCGATCCTGTGGTTCCTCATGCTCGGCGTGAACCGCTACTACCGCGACGTCGAGAAAGAGGTCGAAGTCGACCCGGTGACGACGTTCGGCAGCGTCGGCGACCACGCCATCGTCCTCATCGGCAAGATGCAGAAGCCGGCGCTGAAAGCGCTCGACTACGCGATCGCCGCGCGGCACGACTCGATCGAGGCCGTGCACGTCTCGATCGACGAGGAGTCGACGCAGAAGCTGCAGCGGCAGTGGGTCGAGCAGAACATCCACGTTCCGCTCACGATCATCGAGTCGCCGTATCGCGAGTTCGGCGTTCCGCTCATCAAGTACATGAAGCACCGGCGCGAGGAGCACGGCTCCGAGGTCGTTACGGTCTACCTGCCGCAGTACATCGTCGGCCACTGGTGGGAGGCGCTGCTGCACAACCACCGCGCACGCCGCATCAGCAAGCAGCTCATGCTCTGCCACGGCGTCACCGTCGCGCTCGTCCCGTGGCTGCTCGACTCCTCGTCGCTCATCTACGGCCGGCGCTCGCGCCCGCTCCCCGGCCAGGACCGTCGCGGCGAGCCCGTGCGCCCGGTCGCGCGCCGACCGCTCGTGCCGGCGTCGAAGGCGCACACGCGCATCCACATCCACCCGGTGCCGATCACGATCGGGGAGCCGCAGGACAGTGCGGAGGCGGTCGCCGGGACGATCCCGGAGCCACAGCCCGAAGGTGGGCAGCCGGCTTCGGCGGCTGCCGGAGCTGCGGGGACCGGCACGCCTCAGAAGAAGGTACCGGCGCGCGCGAAGCGCTGATCCGGCCGCGCCTCAGGGGCGCGCGCTCGCCGGGAACGCGACCAGCGGTCCGTGCCCCGGCAGCACCACCTCGGCGTCGCAGAGCACCAGCCTGCGCGCGCTGAGCGCGGCCTCATCGGGGTCGTGCTGGAAGAAGGCGGGCAGCTGCTGCAGCTCACCGCTCTCGCGCAGCAGCGGATGACCCGTCACGATGGCGTCGCCGGTCAGTAGCGCGCGCGACGTCGGCTCGAAGAAGCAGACGCTGCCGGTCGTGTGGCCGGGGGCGGGGACGAGCTGGAGGGTGTGCCCCGTGCTCAGGGTGACCTCGTCCCCCTCCAGCGCGACCGCATCCCGGACCCCGACATCGCCCAGACCTCCCGCCCGCACGGCGGCGATCGCCCAGCGGACGGTGCCGCGCTTCAGCGCGGACGGCAGCAGGTCGGCGACCGAAACCTGCTCCGTGACGTCGCGCCGGACGTTCGGCAGCTCGGACGGTGCCGCCGCGACGACCACGCCGAGCTCGGCGGCGAACTGCGCGCTCGCGCCGAGGTGATCCGAGTGGCCGTGCGTGATCAGGATGCGCTTCAGGTCGGCCGGGTCGGCACCCGCGAAACGGATCGACTCCTCGACGAGCGGGCGATCGGCCGGGTAGCCGCAGTCGACGAGCTCGACCGCTCCATCGCCGTGGAACACGGTCCAGTTCGAGAGCGGACCCTCGACGAACAGGAGGCCGGGGGCGACGCGGGTGGTCGAACGGATGCTGCGCACGCGAACACTGTAGCCGGGTCGCTTGACCTTGACGTAACGTCAACTCCTAGCGTGGGTGACGCACCGCACGGAAGGAGGAAGACATGGACTGGTCCATCCAGGACATCGCGCGGATCGCCGGCACCACCAGCCGGACGCTGCGCCACTACGACGCCATCGGGCTGCTGAAGCCGAGCCGCGTCGGCGGCAACGGCTACCGGTACTACGACCGCGACTCCCTCGTGCGGCTTCAGCGCATCCTGCTTCTCCGGGAGCTCGGTCTCGGCCTCGACGCCGTCGGCCGGGTGCTCGACGACCGCACGGATGCGGTGCCCGCCCTGCGTGACCACCTTGCGTGGTTGCAGGCGGAGCGGGAACGGCTGGCGCGGCAGATCGCGTCGGTCGAGTCGACGATCCACGCAGTGGAGGAAGGAGAGGAGATCGTGGCCGAGCAGATGTTCGACGGATTCGATCACACCCAGTACAAGGACGAGGTCGAGCAGCGCTGGGGGAAGGGCGCCTACGCGGCGTCGGACCGCTGGTGGCGCAGCAAGACCGCGGAGGAGCGTGCCGACTGGCAGGCCCGGCAGGAGCGGCTCGCGGCCGACTGGAAGTCCGCGGCGGCCGCCGGTGTCGCACCGGAGTCGGACGAGGCGCAGGCGCTCGCGAAGCGTCACGCCGAGTGGCTTGCCGGAATCCCGGGGACTCCGGGGTACGGCACGGGCGCGCCGACGGCCGCGTACCTGACCGGTCTCGGCGAGATGTACGTCGCCGACGAGCGGTTCGCTGCGAACTACGGCGGCGCCGAGAACGCCGCCTTCGTGCGCGACGCCCTCCGCGTCTACGCCGCCCACCTCGCCTAACCCCGCCCCCAAACAAACAGCTCCTGAGTTTTTCGCACGATTCCTGTCGAATCGGGCGAAAAACTCAGGAGCTGTTGGCTTGAGAGTGCGGGATCAGGGGTCAGGGGTGGCGCGGGCGACGCGTGATGCGGTCGTCCAGCCAGTGCGCGGCGATCACGCGCGAGGGGCGGTCTGAGCGCTCAGGGCGCGGAGCCCGCGGCGCGCGGTCGGGCTGCGGACCCCGGACGAAGGGGGAGTCGGCCCGGGATGCGCGCTCGTGCGCCGCCCGGTCGGATTCGAGCAGGATGCCGTCGCGCACGTCGAAACGGACGGCACCCTGCTCGTCCTCGAGGCCGGCCGACTGCTCGGCCGTTCCCTCGAGCTCGCTCTCCAGCCGTGCCGCAGTCGTTGCAGCGTCCTGCGGCAGGCGGATCGCGAAGAAGGGGAGGGTGATGCTGCACAGCGGGCCGACCAGGAGCGCGAACGCGAGCGTCCCCACCCCGACGTTCCCGCCGAGCACCCACCCGATGATCAGTA is from Leifsonia sp. 466MF and encodes:
- a CDS encoding APC family permease; protein product: MIGDPLPSEKLEGQLLPKHLALPIFASDALSSVAYAPQELLMILLLGGLAFLTFAPWVAAAVVVLLITVVLSYRQLVKAYPSGGGDYEVAHKNLGEKAGLIVASALLVDYVLTVAVSVASGVDNVISALPFLAPWRVELAILCVIIIAAINLRGVRESSKAFALPTYIFIGSIALMIVTALVRTVFGDAPVAESAGYQVHADSLTQAAVVLLLLRAFSSGCSALTGVEAVANGVPAFRTPKIRNARITLGLMGGIAITLFAGLTATALISGVHYAENPCDLQGWAQCATQPQRSLIAQIAAATFGNNTFFFFLVQAATAVVLLLAANTAFNGFPLLGSVLARDSYAPKALNTRGDRLVYSNGMIILALAATVLLVVYQANLTQLIQLYIIGVFVSFTLGQSGMVKHWITLLRSGGQTGRERTGIIRSLCINAFGACLTAIVLIVVTITKFTHGAYLVFIFMPILWFLMLGVNRYYRDVEKEVEVDPVTTFGSVGDHAIVLIGKMQKPALKALDYAIAARHDSIEAVHVSIDEESTQKLQRQWVEQNIHVPLTIIESPYREFGVPLIKYMKHRREEHGSEVVTVYLPQYIVGHWWEALLHNHRARRISKQLMLCHGVTVALVPWLLDSSSLIYGRRSRPLPGQDRRGEPVRPVARRPLVPASKAHTRIHIHPVPITIGEPQDSAEAVAGTIPEPQPEGGQPASAAAGAAGTGTPQKKVPARAKR
- a CDS encoding MBL fold metallo-hydrolase, coding for MRSIRSTTRVAPGLLFVEGPLSNWTVFHGDGAVELVDCGYPADRPLVEESIRFAGADPADLKRILITHGHSDHLGASAQFAAELGVVVAAAPSELPNVRRDVTEQVSVADLLPSALKRGTVRWAIAAVRAGGLGDVGVRDAVALEGDEVTLSTGHTLQLVPAPGHTTGSVCFFEPTSRALLTGDAIVTGHPLLRESGELQQLPAFFQHDPDEAALSARRLVLCDAEVVLPGHGPLVAFPASARP
- a CDS encoding MerR family transcriptional regulator translates to MDWSIQDIARIAGTTSRTLRHYDAIGLLKPSRVGGNGYRYYDRDSLVRLQRILLLRELGLGLDAVGRVLDDRTDAVPALRDHLAWLQAERERLARQIASVESTIHAVEEGEEIVAEQMFDGFDHTQYKDEVEQRWGKGAYAASDRWWRSKTAEERADWQARQERLAADWKSAAAAGVAPESDEAQALAKRHAEWLAGIPGTPGYGTGAPTAAYLTGLGEMYVADERFAANYGGAENAAFVRDALRVYAAHLA